The Panicum virgatum strain AP13 chromosome 5K, P.virgatum_v5, whole genome shotgun sequence genome has a window encoding:
- the LOC120706767 gene encoding protein translocase subunit SECA1, chloroplastic-like isoform X3 has translation MAPHASAAATPSLRFPHPPSATGLASPLAGGCGGFRVRFHPSRRGWGMQGRRDAGSHVPRVGSFLGGVFGGGGRDDGEATRKKYADTVARINAMEPEVSALSDADLRARTAALQERARAGESLDSLLPEAFAVVREASKRVLGLRPFDVQLIGGMVLHKGEIAEMKTGEGKTLVAILPAYLNALSGKGVHVVTVNDYLARRDCEWVGQVPRFLGLQVGLIQQNMTPEQRRENYSCDITYVTNSELGFDYLRDNLAMVDEKQRNVLLTEQGYADAEEILDINDLYDPREQWASYVLNAIKAKELFLKDVNYIVRSKEVLIVDEFTGRVMAGRRWSDGLHQAIEAKEGVPIQNETITLASISYQNFFLQFPKLCGMTGTAATESQEFESIYKLKVTVVPTNKPMIRKDDSDVVFRATNGKWRAVLVEISRMNKVGRPVLVGTTSVEQSESLSEQLREAGIPHEVLNAKPENVEREAEIVAQSGRLGAVTIATNMAGRGTDIILGGNAEFMARLKLREILMPRVVNPIDGVIVSKKQMPPRKTWKTNESLFPCELSKETLSSVKDAVEVAVKEWGEKSLSELEAEERLSYSCEKGPTRDDIIANLRNAFMKIADEYKVYTEEEKKKVITAGGLHVVGTERHESRRIDNQLRGRSGRQGDPGSSRFFLSLEDNIFRIFGGDRIQGLMQAFRVEDLPIESKMLTRALDEAQRKVENYFFDIRKQLFEYDEVLNSQRDRVYAERRRALASDSLESLIVEYAELTMDDILEANIGPDTLKENWDLSKLIAKLQQYCYLLDDLTPELLESKTSSYEDLRGYLRKRGREAYFQKAEIVEKQAPGLMKEAERFLILSNIDRLWKEHLQALKFVQQAVGLRGYAQRDPLIEYKLEGYNLFLDMMAQIRRNVIYSVYQFKPVVKNQEEEKTQNKGSKKKVDKGANKLGAAQAAS, from the exons ATGGCGCCTCACGCCTCGGCGGCCGCCACCCCCTCACTGCGCTTTCCCCACCCTCCGTCTGCCAccggcctcgcctcgcctctcgCTGGGGGCTGCGGCGGGTTTCGGGTCCGGTTCCACCCCAGCCGGCGGGGCTGGGGTATGCAGGGGCGCCGGGATGCTGGCTCCCACGTGCCGCGCGTGGGGAGTTTTCTGGGCGGCGTattcggcggcggtggccgcgacGACGGGGAGGCGACGCGGAAGAAGTACGCCGACACCGTGGCGCGCATCAACGCCATGGAGCCCGAGGTCTCCGCGCTTTCCGACGCCGACCTGCGAGCGCGCACTGCCGCGCTCCAGGAGCGGGCGCGCGCCGGAGAGTCCCTTGACTCCCTCCTCCCC GAAGCATTTGCTGTTGTGAGGGAGGCTTCCAAGAGAGTTCTAGGCCTTCGTCCTTTTGATGTTCAGTTGATTGGTGGCATGGTTCTTCACAAGGGGGAGATTGCAGAAATGAAGACGGGAGAGGGGAAGACGCTTGTGGCTATTCTGCCAGCATACTTAAATGCTTTGAGTGGGAAGGGAGTGCATGTTGTCACTGTAAATGATTATCTTGCAAGACGTGATTGTGAGTGGGTTGGTCAAGTTCCCCGATTTCTAGGACTGCAGGTTGGCTTAATTCAAC AGAACATGACACCTGAGCAGAGGAGGGAAAATTATTCATGTGATATTACTTACGTCACAAACAGTGAGCTTGGCTTTGATTATCTAAGAGATAACCTTGCAATG GTTGATGAAAAGCAGAGAAACGTTTTACTTACAGAGCAAGGCTATGCTGACGCTGAAGAAATACTGGACATAAATGATCTATACGATCCTCGTGAACAGTGGGCTTCATACGTTCTAAATGCAATCAAAGCTAAGGAGCTTTTTCTTAAAGATGTCAATTACATAGTTCGTAGCAAGGAAGTGCTTATTGTGGATGAGTTCACTGGCAGAGTTATGGCG GGTAGGCGATGGAGTGACGGTCTCCATCAAGCAATTGAAGCAAAAGAAGGTGTACCTATACAAAATGAAACAATAACTCTGGCATCAATAAGTTACCAAAACTTCTTTCTTCAG TTTCCCAAACTCTGTGGCATGACTGGAACTGCAGCTACAGAGAGCCAGGAGTTCGAGAGCATCTATAAACTAAAAGTTACTGTCGTTCCAACAAACAAGCCAATGATACGGAAG GACGACTCAGATGTTGTTTTTAGAGCAACAAATGGAAAATGGCGTGCTGTTCTTGTGGAGATATCGAGAATGAATAAAGTTGGGCGTCCTGTGCTTGTTGGTACCACTAGTGTTGAGCAAAGTGAATCTTTATCGGAACAATTGCGTGAAGCTGGGATTCCTCATGAG GTCCTGAATGCTAAGCCAGAGAATGTTGAGAGGGAGGCAGAGATCGTCGCTCAGAGTGGACGCCTTGGTGCTGTGACAATTGCCACCAACATGGCAGGACGTGGAACTGATATTATCCTTGGTGGCAATGCAGAATTCATGGCCAGGTTGAAGTTGCGTGAGATCCTTATGCCAAG AGTTGTCAATCCAATAGATGGTGTCATTGTATCAAAGAAGCAGATGCCACCAAGAAAGACATGGAAG ACAAATGAAAGCTTGTTCCCATGTGAACTTTCAAAAGAAACATTATCATCTGTCAAAGATGCTGTTGAAGTGGCTGTCAAAGAATGGGGAGAGAAATCATTATCTGAACTGGAAGCAGAAGAGCGGTTGTCCTACTCATGTGAGAAG GGACCAACACGTGATGACATAATAGCAAATTTGAGAAATGCATTTATGAAGATAGCAGATGAATATAAAGTCTacacagaggaggaaaagaagAAG GTCATTACAGCAGGTGGGCTTCATGTAGTAGGGACAGAGCGCCATGAATCACGCAGAATTGACAATCAG CTCCGAGGTCGAAGTGGCAGGCAAGGAGATCCTGGAAGCTCTCGCTTCTTTCTTAGTCTTGAGGATAATATCTTTAGGATCTTTGGAGGTGACAGGATACAG GGTCTGATGCAAGCCTTCAGAGTTGAGGATCTTCCTATTGAATCAAAAATGTTAACAAGGGCCCTAGATGAAGCTCAGAGGAAAGTTGAGAACTACTTTTTTGACATCAGGAAGCAATTATTTGAGTATGACGAGGTCTTGAATAGCCAGAGAGATCGTGTATATGCAGAAAGAAGACGTGCCCTTGCTTCTGATAGTCTTGAGTCGCTTATTGTGGAATATGCTGAATTAACAATGGACGACATATTAGAG GCAAATATAGGCCCTGATACTCTAAAGGAAAATTGGGACCTCAGCAAGCTTATAGCTAAGCTACAGCA GTATTGCTATCTTTTGGATGACTTGACACCAGAATTGTTGGAGAGCAAAACTTCAAGCTATGAGGATTTGCGGGGGTATCTTCGTAAGCGAGGACGTGAAGCATACTTCCAAAAAGCT GAAATTGTGGAGAAGCAAGCTCCTGGCTTAATGAAAGAAGCTGAGCGCTTCCTAATTTTAAGCAATATTGATAGGCTCTGGAAAGAACACCTGCAGGCACTAAAGTTTGTGCAACAAGCTGTTGGTTTAAGGGGTTATGCCCAACGAGATCCCCTTATTGAGTACAAACTTGAGGGATACAACCTCTTCTTGGATATGATGGCTCAAATCCGGAGAAATGTTATTTATTCAGTATATCAG TTCAAACCAGTGGTGAAGAACCAAGAAGAGGAAAAAACCCAGAATAAGGGTTCCAAAAAGAAAGTGGACAAAGGTGCTAATAAACTTGGTGCTGCCCAAGCTGCGTCATGA
- the LOC120706767 gene encoding protein translocase subunit SECA1, chloroplastic-like isoform X2 → MAPHASAAATPSLRFPHPPSATGLASPLAGGCGGFRVRFHPSRRGWGMQGRRDAGSHVPRVGSFLGGVFGGGGRDDGEATRKKYADTVARINAMEPEVSALSDADLRARTAALQERARAGESLDSLLPEAFAVVREASKRVLGLRPFDVQLIGGMVLHKGEIAEMKTGEGKTLVAILPAYLNALSGKGVHVVTVNDYLARRDCEWVGQVPRFLGLQVGLIQQNMTPEQRRENYSCDITYVTNSELGFDYLRDNLAMTVDELVLRNFNYCVIDEVDSILIDEARTPLIISGLAEKPSDRYYKAAKIAEAFERDIHYTVDEKQRNVLLTEQGYADAEEILDINDLYDPREQWASYVLNAIKAKELFLKDVNYIVRSKEVLIVDEFTGRVMAGRRWSDGLHQAIEAKEGVPIQNETITLASISYQNFFLQFPKLCGMTGTAATESQEFESIYKLKVTVVPTNKPMIRKDDSDVVFRATNGKWRAVLVEISRMNKVGRPVLVGTTSVEQSESLSEQLREAGIPHEVLNAKPENVEREAEIVAQSGRLGAVTIATNMAGRGTDIILGGNAEFMARLKLREILMPRVVNPIDGVIVSKKQMPPRKTWKTNESLFPCELSKETLSSVKDAVEVAVKEWGEKSLSELEAEERLSYSCEKGPTRDDIIANLRNAFMKIADEYKVYTEEEKKKVITAGGLHVVGTERHESRRIDNQLRGRSGRQGDPGSSRFFLSLEDNIFRIFGGDRIQGLMQAFRVEDLPIESKMLTRALDEAQRKVENYFFDIRKQLFEYDEVLNSQRDRVYAERRRALASDSLESLIVEYAELTMDDILEANIGPDTLKENWDLSKLIAKLQQYCYLLDDLTPELLESKTSSYEDLRGYLRKRGREAYFQKAEIVEKQAPGLMKEAERFLILSNIDRLWKEHLQALKFVQQAVGLRGYAQRDPLIEYKLEGYNLFLDMMAQIRRNVIYSVYQFKPVVKNQEEEKTQNKGSKKKVDKGANKLGAAQAAS, encoded by the exons ATGGCGCCTCACGCCTCGGCGGCCGCCACCCCCTCACTGCGCTTTCCCCACCCTCCGTCTGCCAccggcctcgcctcgcctctcgCTGGGGGCTGCGGCGGGTTTCGGGTCCGGTTCCACCCCAGCCGGCGGGGCTGGGGTATGCAGGGGCGCCGGGATGCTGGCTCCCACGTGCCGCGCGTGGGGAGTTTTCTGGGCGGCGTattcggcggcggtggccgcgacGACGGGGAGGCGACGCGGAAGAAGTACGCCGACACCGTGGCGCGCATCAACGCCATGGAGCCCGAGGTCTCCGCGCTTTCCGACGCCGACCTGCGAGCGCGCACTGCCGCGCTCCAGGAGCGGGCGCGCGCCGGAGAGTCCCTTGACTCCCTCCTCCCC GAAGCATTTGCTGTTGTGAGGGAGGCTTCCAAGAGAGTTCTAGGCCTTCGTCCTTTTGATGTTCAGTTGATTGGTGGCATGGTTCTTCACAAGGGGGAGATTGCAGAAATGAAGACGGGAGAGGGGAAGACGCTTGTGGCTATTCTGCCAGCATACTTAAATGCTTTGAGTGGGAAGGGAGTGCATGTTGTCACTGTAAATGATTATCTTGCAAGACGTGATTGTGAGTGGGTTGGTCAAGTTCCCCGATTTCTAGGACTGCAGGTTGGCTTAATTCAAC AGAACATGACACCTGAGCAGAGGAGGGAAAATTATTCATGTGATATTACTTACGTCACAAACAGTGAGCTTGGCTTTGATTATCTAAGAGATAACCTTGCAATG ACTGTAGATGAGCTTGTCTTGAGGAACTTCAATTACTGTGTGATAGATGAAGTTGATTCAATTCTTATCGATGAAGCAAGAACCCCACTTATAATATCAGGTCTAGCTGAAAAGCCAAGTGATCGGTATTACAAAGCGGCAAAGATAGCTGAAGCTTTTGAGCGAGACATTCATTACACT GTTGATGAAAAGCAGAGAAACGTTTTACTTACAGAGCAAGGCTATGCTGACGCTGAAGAAATACTGGACATAAATGATCTATACGATCCTCGTGAACAGTGGGCTTCATACGTTCTAAATGCAATCAAAGCTAAGGAGCTTTTTCTTAAAGATGTCAATTACATAGTTCGTAGCAAGGAAGTGCTTATTGTGGATGAGTTCACTGGCAGAGTTATGGCG GGTAGGCGATGGAGTGACGGTCTCCATCAAGCAATTGAAGCAAAAGAAGGTGTACCTATACAAAATGAAACAATAACTCTGGCATCAATAAGTTACCAAAACTTCTTTCTTCAG TTTCCCAAACTCTGTGGCATGACTGGAACTGCAGCTACAGAGAGCCAGGAGTTCGAGAGCATCTATAAACTAAAAGTTACTGTCGTTCCAACAAACAAGCCAATGATACGGAAG GACGACTCAGATGTTGTTTTTAGAGCAACAAATGGAAAATGGCGTGCTGTTCTTGTGGAGATATCGAGAATGAATAAAGTTGGGCGTCCTGTGCTTGTTGGTACCACTAGTGTTGAGCAAAGTGAATCTTTATCGGAACAATTGCGTGAAGCTGGGATTCCTCATGAG GTCCTGAATGCTAAGCCAGAGAATGTTGAGAGGGAGGCAGAGATCGTCGCTCAGAGTGGACGCCTTGGTGCTGTGACAATTGCCACCAACATGGCAGGACGTGGAACTGATATTATCCTTGGTGGCAATGCAGAATTCATGGCCAGGTTGAAGTTGCGTGAGATCCTTATGCCAAG AGTTGTCAATCCAATAGATGGTGTCATTGTATCAAAGAAGCAGATGCCACCAAGAAAGACATGGAAG ACAAATGAAAGCTTGTTCCCATGTGAACTTTCAAAAGAAACATTATCATCTGTCAAAGATGCTGTTGAAGTGGCTGTCAAAGAATGGGGAGAGAAATCATTATCTGAACTGGAAGCAGAAGAGCGGTTGTCCTACTCATGTGAGAAG GGACCAACACGTGATGACATAATAGCAAATTTGAGAAATGCATTTATGAAGATAGCAGATGAATATAAAGTCTacacagaggaggaaaagaagAAG GTCATTACAGCAGGTGGGCTTCATGTAGTAGGGACAGAGCGCCATGAATCACGCAGAATTGACAATCAG CTCCGAGGTCGAAGTGGCAGGCAAGGAGATCCTGGAAGCTCTCGCTTCTTTCTTAGTCTTGAGGATAATATCTTTAGGATCTTTGGAGGTGACAGGATACAG GGTCTGATGCAAGCCTTCAGAGTTGAGGATCTTCCTATTGAATCAAAAATGTTAACAAGGGCCCTAGATGAAGCTCAGAGGAAAGTTGAGAACTACTTTTTTGACATCAGGAAGCAATTATTTGAGTATGACGAGGTCTTGAATAGCCAGAGAGATCGTGTATATGCAGAAAGAAGACGTGCCCTTGCTTCTGATAGTCTTGAGTCGCTTATTGTGGAATATGCTGAATTAACAATGGACGACATATTAGAG GCAAATATAGGCCCTGATACTCTAAAGGAAAATTGGGACCTCAGCAAGCTTATAGCTAAGCTACAGCA GTATTGCTATCTTTTGGATGACTTGACACCAGAATTGTTGGAGAGCAAAACTTCAAGCTATGAGGATTTGCGGGGGTATCTTCGTAAGCGAGGACGTGAAGCATACTTCCAAAAAGCT GAAATTGTGGAGAAGCAAGCTCCTGGCTTAATGAAAGAAGCTGAGCGCTTCCTAATTTTAAGCAATATTGATAGGCTCTGGAAAGAACACCTGCAGGCACTAAAGTTTGTGCAACAAGCTGTTGGTTTAAGGGGTTATGCCCAACGAGATCCCCTTATTGAGTACAAACTTGAGGGATACAACCTCTTCTTGGATATGATGGCTCAAATCCGGAGAAATGTTATTTATTCAGTATATCAG TTCAAACCAGTGGTGAAGAACCAAGAAGAGGAAAAAACCCAGAATAAGGGTTCCAAAAAGAAAGTGGACAAAGGTGCTAATAAACTTGGTGCTGCCCAAGCTGCGTCATGA
- the LOC120706767 gene encoding protein translocase subunit SECA1, chloroplastic-like isoform X1: MAPHASAAATPSLRFPHPPSATGLASPLAGGCGGFRVRFHPSRRGWGMQGRRDAGSHVPRVGSFLGGVFGGGGRDDGEATRKKYADTVARINAMEPEVSALSDADLRARTAALQERARAGESLDSLLPEAFAVVREASKRVLGLRPFDVQLIGGMVLHKGEIAEMKTGEGKTLVAILPAYLNALSGKGVHVVTVNDYLARRDCEWVGQVPRFLGLQVGLIQQNMTPEQRRENYSCDITYVTNSELGFDYLRDNLAMTVDELVLRNFNYCVIDEVDSILIDEARTPLIISGLAEKPSDRYYKAAKIAEAFERDIHYTVDEKQRNVLLTEQGYADAEEILDINDLYDPREQWASYVLNAIKAKELFLKDVNYIVRSKEVLIVDEFTGRVMAGRRWSDGLHQAIEAKEGVPIQNETITLASISYQNFFLQFPKLCGMTGTAATESQEFESIYKLKVTVVPTNKPMIRKVFALYYCDDHLNHCKKLRICLSSFPLNLIFCERLTLLLSLQDDSDVVFRATNGKWRAVLVEISRMNKVGRPVLVGTTSVEQSESLSEQLREAGIPHEVLNAKPENVEREAEIVAQSGRLGAVTIATNMAGRGTDIILGGNAEFMARLKLREILMPRVVNPIDGVIVSKKQMPPRKTWKTNESLFPCELSKETLSSVKDAVEVAVKEWGEKSLSELEAEERLSYSCEKGPTRDDIIANLRNAFMKIADEYKVYTEEEKKKVITAGGLHVVGTERHESRRIDNQLRGRSGRQGDPGSSRFFLSLEDNIFRIFGGDRIQGLMQAFRVEDLPIESKMLTRALDEAQRKVENYFFDIRKQLFEYDEVLNSQRDRVYAERRRALASDSLESLIVEYAELTMDDILEANIGPDTLKENWDLSKLIAKLQQYCYLLDDLTPELLESKTSSYEDLRGYLRKRGREAYFQKAEIVEKQAPGLMKEAERFLILSNIDRLWKEHLQALKFVQQAVGLRGYAQRDPLIEYKLEGYNLFLDMMAQIRRNVIYSVYQFKPVVKNQEEEKTQNKGSKKKVDKGANKLGAAQAAS; the protein is encoded by the exons ATGGCGCCTCACGCCTCGGCGGCCGCCACCCCCTCACTGCGCTTTCCCCACCCTCCGTCTGCCAccggcctcgcctcgcctctcgCTGGGGGCTGCGGCGGGTTTCGGGTCCGGTTCCACCCCAGCCGGCGGGGCTGGGGTATGCAGGGGCGCCGGGATGCTGGCTCCCACGTGCCGCGCGTGGGGAGTTTTCTGGGCGGCGTattcggcggcggtggccgcgacGACGGGGAGGCGACGCGGAAGAAGTACGCCGACACCGTGGCGCGCATCAACGCCATGGAGCCCGAGGTCTCCGCGCTTTCCGACGCCGACCTGCGAGCGCGCACTGCCGCGCTCCAGGAGCGGGCGCGCGCCGGAGAGTCCCTTGACTCCCTCCTCCCC GAAGCATTTGCTGTTGTGAGGGAGGCTTCCAAGAGAGTTCTAGGCCTTCGTCCTTTTGATGTTCAGTTGATTGGTGGCATGGTTCTTCACAAGGGGGAGATTGCAGAAATGAAGACGGGAGAGGGGAAGACGCTTGTGGCTATTCTGCCAGCATACTTAAATGCTTTGAGTGGGAAGGGAGTGCATGTTGTCACTGTAAATGATTATCTTGCAAGACGTGATTGTGAGTGGGTTGGTCAAGTTCCCCGATTTCTAGGACTGCAGGTTGGCTTAATTCAAC AGAACATGACACCTGAGCAGAGGAGGGAAAATTATTCATGTGATATTACTTACGTCACAAACAGTGAGCTTGGCTTTGATTATCTAAGAGATAACCTTGCAATG ACTGTAGATGAGCTTGTCTTGAGGAACTTCAATTACTGTGTGATAGATGAAGTTGATTCAATTCTTATCGATGAAGCAAGAACCCCACTTATAATATCAGGTCTAGCTGAAAAGCCAAGTGATCGGTATTACAAAGCGGCAAAGATAGCTGAAGCTTTTGAGCGAGACATTCATTACACT GTTGATGAAAAGCAGAGAAACGTTTTACTTACAGAGCAAGGCTATGCTGACGCTGAAGAAATACTGGACATAAATGATCTATACGATCCTCGTGAACAGTGGGCTTCATACGTTCTAAATGCAATCAAAGCTAAGGAGCTTTTTCTTAAAGATGTCAATTACATAGTTCGTAGCAAGGAAGTGCTTATTGTGGATGAGTTCACTGGCAGAGTTATGGCG GGTAGGCGATGGAGTGACGGTCTCCATCAAGCAATTGAAGCAAAAGAAGGTGTACCTATACAAAATGAAACAATAACTCTGGCATCAATAAGTTACCAAAACTTCTTTCTTCAG TTTCCCAAACTCTGTGGCATGACTGGAACTGCAGCTACAGAGAGCCAGGAGTTCGAGAGCATCTATAAACTAAAAGTTACTGTCGTTCCAACAAACAAGCCAATGATACGGAAGGTATTTGCACTTTATTATTGTGATGATCATTTAAATCACTGTAAAAAGTTAAGGATCTGTCTTAGTTCATTTCCTTTGAACCTCATTTTCTGTGAAAGGTTGACTTTACTTCTTTCGTTGCAGGACGACTCAGATGTTGTTTTTAGAGCAACAAATGGAAAATGGCGTGCTGTTCTTGTGGAGATATCGAGAATGAATAAAGTTGGGCGTCCTGTGCTTGTTGGTACCACTAGTGTTGAGCAAAGTGAATCTTTATCGGAACAATTGCGTGAAGCTGGGATTCCTCATGAG GTCCTGAATGCTAAGCCAGAGAATGTTGAGAGGGAGGCAGAGATCGTCGCTCAGAGTGGACGCCTTGGTGCTGTGACAATTGCCACCAACATGGCAGGACGTGGAACTGATATTATCCTTGGTGGCAATGCAGAATTCATGGCCAGGTTGAAGTTGCGTGAGATCCTTATGCCAAG AGTTGTCAATCCAATAGATGGTGTCATTGTATCAAAGAAGCAGATGCCACCAAGAAAGACATGGAAG ACAAATGAAAGCTTGTTCCCATGTGAACTTTCAAAAGAAACATTATCATCTGTCAAAGATGCTGTTGAAGTGGCTGTCAAAGAATGGGGAGAGAAATCATTATCTGAACTGGAAGCAGAAGAGCGGTTGTCCTACTCATGTGAGAAG GGACCAACACGTGATGACATAATAGCAAATTTGAGAAATGCATTTATGAAGATAGCAGATGAATATAAAGTCTacacagaggaggaaaagaagAAG GTCATTACAGCAGGTGGGCTTCATGTAGTAGGGACAGAGCGCCATGAATCACGCAGAATTGACAATCAG CTCCGAGGTCGAAGTGGCAGGCAAGGAGATCCTGGAAGCTCTCGCTTCTTTCTTAGTCTTGAGGATAATATCTTTAGGATCTTTGGAGGTGACAGGATACAG GGTCTGATGCAAGCCTTCAGAGTTGAGGATCTTCCTATTGAATCAAAAATGTTAACAAGGGCCCTAGATGAAGCTCAGAGGAAAGTTGAGAACTACTTTTTTGACATCAGGAAGCAATTATTTGAGTATGACGAGGTCTTGAATAGCCAGAGAGATCGTGTATATGCAGAAAGAAGACGTGCCCTTGCTTCTGATAGTCTTGAGTCGCTTATTGTGGAATATGCTGAATTAACAATGGACGACATATTAGAG GCAAATATAGGCCCTGATACTCTAAAGGAAAATTGGGACCTCAGCAAGCTTATAGCTAAGCTACAGCA GTATTGCTATCTTTTGGATGACTTGACACCAGAATTGTTGGAGAGCAAAACTTCAAGCTATGAGGATTTGCGGGGGTATCTTCGTAAGCGAGGACGTGAAGCATACTTCCAAAAAGCT GAAATTGTGGAGAAGCAAGCTCCTGGCTTAATGAAAGAAGCTGAGCGCTTCCTAATTTTAAGCAATATTGATAGGCTCTGGAAAGAACACCTGCAGGCACTAAAGTTTGTGCAACAAGCTGTTGGTTTAAGGGGTTATGCCCAACGAGATCCCCTTATTGAGTACAAACTTGAGGGATACAACCTCTTCTTGGATATGATGGCTCAAATCCGGAGAAATGTTATTTATTCAGTATATCAG TTCAAACCAGTGGTGAAGAACCAAGAAGAGGAAAAAACCCAGAATAAGGGTTCCAAAAAGAAAGTGGACAAAGGTGCTAATAAACTTGGTGCTGCCCAAGCTGCGTCATGA